The DNA sequence CGTTCGCCTCCAGCTTCTGGATGCGCTTCCAGCAGGGGGTCTGGGACAGGCCCACCCTGTCGGCGATCTGCGCGATGGGGGTGGTGGCGTCTGCCATCAGCGTGGCGACGATCTTGCGGTCGATCAGGTCTAGGGGCGGGATCTGGGTCATCGTGCGATTCCTTTCGCCGCCAGCATGCCGCAATAGAATATAAAGTCTAGCGTGATTGTCGTTATTAGCGATGACCGGGTGATCCCGGCGCAGACATGTCCAATAAAAACCCCGCCGCCGGGTCGTCTTTTCTTTTCGCAGGGCGCGATCCGCCTTATATCCGGTGGACAGCAACGCAGTCCGGGGCAGGGTCATGATCACGCAAAAGATGAAATACGCGCTGAAGGCCCTGCTGGTTCTGGGCGACGAGGCGCGCAGCCCGCGTCCCGAGCCGCTGACGATCGAAGTCATTGCCAGGCGGTCGGGCACCCCCAAGCGGTTCCTGGAGCAGATCCTGCTGGAGGTGCGCAATGCCGGTGTCGTGGCCTCGATCCGTGGACGGTCGGGGGGGTACACGCTGATCAAGCGCCCCGAGGACGTGTCGATCTCGGAGCTGCTGCGGCTGATCGACGGGCCGATCGCGCCCCTGCCGTGCCTGTCGCGGCGTGCCTATCAGCGCTGCGAGGACTGCACCGACGAGGCCAGATGCCGCCTGCGTCGCGTGTTCTCGGAGGTGTTCTGGTCCTATCTCATCCTGATCGAATCCCTCAGCCTGGCCGACATGCTGGGCACGCCCGACGTGGCGCAGGCGGTGCTGCAGGACAGCGCGACCGCCTGAGCCGACCGCGATCCAGCGGTTTCGGAGAATAATCATCTCTTTTCACGACCGAAATAGGCGTGATTCTTCCTTTGCTAAACACGAGTATCCCTGTCGTTATTAAGGTACCGTAGCGCCGCACTTGGCCCGAACCGAAAGGGATGACCCGATGACCTCGACCCACCCCCTGACCCATGGCCGCCCGGCGCTGTGCGCCGTGACGCTGATCGACCGCCGCACCGGCCGCCCGCACCGCGTGAACGGCGCGGCCCTGGTCGCGCTGAGCCGCGACCCCCACGGCGCCGCGGCCGAACTGCTGGCCGGGCGCGACGCCCGGCTGTGGGATGCCCGCATCCAGCCGCTGCCCGCCAGCGCCCGCTGACCCGGACAGGCCGGCCCATGACCCCGATCGCATCCAGCACCCCCGCGCAGACCGCCGGCCCGGACGCGGCCACGGCCCCCCAGACCCGGCGCACCGCGCCGGGCTGGTGGCTGACCGCCCGTCTGACGTCCACCGGCATCTGACCCATCCCATCACGAGGACCATCATGTTCATCCGCCCCGCCATCCTGTCGCTGCTGCTGCTGGCCTCCGCCGCCCATGCGCAGGATCTGCTGAACGTCAGCTATGACCCCACGCGCGAGCTCTATCGCGACGTCAATCAGGCCTTTGCCGCCCATTGGCAGGCCCAGGGCCATGATGCCCCGACCATCGAGACCAGCCACGGCGGGTCGGGCGCGCAGGCACGATCCGTGATCGACGGCCT is a window from the Paracoccus marcusii genome containing:
- a CDS encoding RrF2 family transcriptional regulator, with product MITQKMKYALKALLVLGDEARSPRPEPLTIEVIARRSGTPKRFLEQILLEVRNAGVVASIRGRSGGYTLIKRPEDVSISELLRLIDGPIAPLPCLSRRAYQRCEDCTDEARCRLRRVFSEVFWSYLILIESLSLADMLGTPDVAQAVLQDSATA